CCAGGAGTCGATCGTTGCCGTATCGTCGTGTGCTGGTGAATCAACAGTGAATGGAGGAGATACGAAACCAATTGACATCAGAGTACCAGAAGATTCAGTTATCAACTCTAATTTTTAGTAGGATAATTACACTCTCGATAGTAAAATAAAATTTAGATTAAAACCACGGCTGGTACTGTATATATCAAATGAGAGCCTATACTTAGCATTATTTATTAGTGATGGAAACAGCAGGATGGGCACAAAAAACGGATCTTGATTAAATCTCTACGCTTGGTCTGTCTGCAGGGAGATCGCGATGGCGTCTGCTGTGCTTGCTACCCTCCTCGGTATTGTTTCGTAGAATTCCTCGTCTTGCATCCGACTTGTCGGCTTTGTAATACTCACTGCGCCTTGGATGCAGTCATTCTTATCAAGTATTGGAGCTCCGACTGCCCGTTCACCCCGAAGCTCTTCCTCGTCGTTGAGTGCGAACCCGCGTTCACGGATTAGCTCCAGTTCGTCGAACAACTCTTCCCGATTCGTAATGGTGTTCGAAGTCTTTGATGGAAGACCGTCTCGGGCAAGTATCTCTTCAACGTCATTGTCTGGAAGGTGCGCAAGTATCGCCTTTCCATAGGCTGTATTGTGGAAGTAACTGGTTTTTTGGGTTATTTGCATAAAGTACTTCGTTCCGACTGCCTGCTCACCACTCGCCCCATAGAGATATATCGGGCTATATTGATCCTCTGTTACGAGGTGGACATATTCATCAGTCTCCTTCGCCAAGCGGTCAACCTTCTCCTTCCCCGCAATGTAGAGGGGATCGTTGTTTCGCACGAATTCCCCTATACTCAGGAATTGCAAGCTCAATTCATATGTGTGGCCGTTCTTGACGACCTTCCCCTTCTCACGGAGCGTCGCTAAGTGTGTGTATGCTGTACCTTTAGGTAGATCCAGTTCGTTCGCGACATCACTAACTCGTGCTCCGTTCTGCTCTTTTAGGACATCGACTACTTCCCAACTCGTCTCAGCAGTCGTCATCGTTCTTGGAGACTCATCGGGCATATATTAGGTAGCCGTCTGGTGGGATCTTAACCGTTCGGACCGTTGAAGGTGTTAAGATTAGAGTATTGAATTGTGAAATGCGGCGAGTGCTTTGAGCTAGCGATCTACCGATTTTCAAGAGCTATCGTAGGGAATCGGTTATAAAAGAGACTAGTTCGGTATTTCAGTAGGCCAAATCAGACACTGGCGATGCGCCCATCACACGGGCAACGTCCTGCTCTGGGGCGGTCTCGAAGACGGAGACCGACTCAGCCAGTCCCTTCTCAACCCGTGCACGGAGGGTCGCGGCAAGTTGGTTGATATGATAGCGATCGGGTCCGATCGAGATTTCGAATGCCTGGCGTGCGTCGTCGGAGATACGTGCGAGACACCGATTCTCGTCGTGGACGATCGCCACGATCGACAGCTGATCAATAGCCGCTGATCCAGCGCATCCGTCAAAGGTACCTCTCAGCCTCGTCAAGGACCAAGATCATCGGCTGGTCGATGTGTTACGTAACTGCCAGCGAAGGTCTTCGTCCGTGGCATTCTGTCGAGGGGTGACACCTCCGGATACGACCGCGACCGCCCGTCTGAGAACGGCTCCCGTCGTAGCTCCAAGACCCTCAACGAGGCCGGTACCGACATCTGCGTACTGTTCAAGGCGGCCCATCGTATGCTTCGCGAGGACCGTTTTCCCGACCCCTGCGGGTCCGTGGGTCATAACGTTCTTGGCGGCTTGGCCTGTGTCGCGGGGTCTAACGCCTCTATGAAGATTACTAAGTTCCCCTGGATCACCAAACAGGGGTTGAGTGAGATCACGTATCGACAATTGCAGTAAGTATGTGGATTGAGTATCTGAGTAAAATCATCTGTGAATATTTAAGATGGCAGATGTCATCTAATCGTGACAGATGCACACGACAAAAGAATTGGATGCCACTTCTTTTGAGTACCAGGTCGATGGAGACGCAGTCCCCAAAGAAACAGTAATGCCATCCGTAACATCCGATGACCGAATGGGTATTGTGATGCGAACAGGGGCCGAGGGACTCGGCGCTGGTAACTTTATCCTCTCGTATGTCACTGCGTTCTACGATTATCTCAGAGAAACCCGCAAAGAGGATTTTTTCGAGTATCCGGACTACTACACCTTCCAGACGACCAATGAACCGGCGGACTACCGGATGCTCGACATTTATCCCGATCACAAAAACGTCACAGTTGAACCTGATGCAGAGCAGCTATTACGAGCGATCAACGACCGAGGGATAACGACTCTTCTCGTCCCGGATGTGCCACCTACGTCTCCCGACGTAGATAACATCACACTCCAAAGCGTTCACCGACGGATCGATCACTGCTACGTATACGCTCCGGATGGTCGTCCCAGCAATGGAGAGTTCTTAATACGTCAGCCACACCAGCCGGCAAGTGAGTGGTTCGAAGCAACTGTCGAGTCACTTACCGGTGACTCTGAGGTAAGCGTTCCCTCATTTGGTTCCGACAATGACTGGATAGATCAGCAGTTCCAAGAGGTCTCGGTTGAACAGGCCGTTGAACGTCTGCCAGTTTAGAAGCGTTACCAAGAGATAGTTTCTGTCTTGATCGATGGATGGTTCCACTGTATTGAGCGAGTCGCCACACTATCATTTCGGAGAACGTCGGTGACCGATACGCGCTGTGTATACAGCACGGGCTTAGAAATACCCACTGGAACTGATAGCCTCTCCAACAATCCGTTCATAGATTTGTATAGTACCTGATCC
This DNA window, taken from Halobellus ruber, encodes the following:
- a CDS encoding IclR family transcriptional regulator, whose amino-acid sequence is MTTAETSWEVVDVLKEQNGARVSDVANELDLPKGTAYTHLATLREKGKVVKNGHTYELSLQFLSIGEFVRNNDPLYIAGKEKVDRLAKETDEYVHLVTEDQYSPIYLYGASGEQAVGTKYFMQITQKTSYFHNTAYGKAILAHLPDNDVEEILARDGLPSKTSNTITNREELFDELELIRERGFALNDEEELRGERAVGAPILDKNDCIQGAVSITKPTSRMQDEEFYETIPRRVASTADAIAISLQTDQA